The proteins below are encoded in one region of Candidatus Omnitrophota bacterium:
- the ugpC gene encoding sn-glycerol-3-phosphate ABC transporter ATP-binding protein UgpC, which produces MSQVSLKNVTKIYGEDVEAVRKISLGVESKEFLVLVGPSGCGKSTVLRMIAGLEDVTKGDIYIGDKLVNDVPAKDRDIAMVFQNYALYPHMNVYNNMAFGLKLRKIPVSEIDNRVKEAAAILGIDNLLKRKPKELSGGQKQRVAVGRAIVRKPLVFLFDEPLSNLDAKFRVQMRTEIHKLHNRLKTTMIYVTHDQVEAMTLGDRVAVMRDGIIHQCDKPMSIYDTPVDKFVAGFIGSPPMNFVNGTINKKNGRLFFDEGNFQVGIVDQMRDVLSPYAGKDIIFGIRPEDIYDKLFVTKAQPEDTVSVVVDVVETMGSEVYLYINTQKHSFIARVGSRSTPEMGKKLDVVFDMTKVHFFDKDTEKTIV; this is translated from the coding sequence ATGTCACAAGTAAGCCTAAAAAATGTCACAAAGATATACGGTGAAGACGTAGAAGCGGTAAGAAAGATCTCTTTGGGTGTAGAAAGCAAGGAATTTCTCGTACTTGTAGGCCCTTCCGGATGCGGTAAGTCGACTGTTTTAAGGATGATAGCGGGCCTGGAAGACGTTACGAAAGGCGATATATATATAGGCGACAAGCTGGTCAACGATGTCCCCGCCAAAGACAGGGACATAGCGATGGTATTTCAGAACTATGCGCTCTATCCGCACATGAACGTCTATAATAATATGGCGTTTGGCCTGAAATTGAGAAAGATCCCCGTAAGCGAGATAGACAACCGCGTGAAAGAAGCCGCGGCTATTTTGGGTATAGACAACCTTTTGAAGAGAAAACCCAAAGAATTATCAGGCGGCCAGAAGCAGCGCGTTGCCGTCGGGCGCGCGATAGTGAGAAAACCCCTCGTATTTCTTTTTGACGAACCGCTTTCCAATCTGGACGCAAAATTTCGGGTGCAGATGAGGACCGAAATACATAAATTGCACAACCGCCTTAAGACCACAATGATATATGTTACGCATGACCAGGTAGAAGCGATGACATTGGGCGACAGGGTGGCGGTGATGAGAGACGGCATAATACATCAATGCGATAAGCCCATGAGTATATATGACACTCCGGTGGACAAATTTGTTGCCGGTTTTATAGGAAGCCCGCCTATGAATTTTGTCAATGGCACAATAAATAAAAAGAACGGGCGGCTGTTTTTTGACGAAGGCAATTTTCAAGTTGGCATAGTGGACCAGATGCGAGATGTCCTTTCGCCTTATGCGGGGAAAGACATAATATTCGGCATAAGGCCCGAAGATATATACGACAAGCTGTTTGTAACCAAGGCCCAGCCGGAGGATACCGTAAGCGTTGTAGTAGATGTCGTAGAGACGATGGGATCGGAAGTTTATCTTTATATCAATACACAAAAGCACTCCTTTATCGCAAGAGTAGGCAGTCGAAGCACTCCGGAGATGGGCAAGAAGCTGGATGTAGTCTTCGATATGACTAAAGTGCATTTCTTTGACAAAGATACCGAAAAAACGATTGTATAA
- a CDS encoding ROK family protein: MKRYIIGVDIGGTNTKVALLDFGGHILHKKDFLTKSYGSDRLLDGVAKESSVILKDKSIKKTELLGLGIGLPGLVDFKRGLVFSLTNIPRWKDVKLKSILERKLRIPVFVDNDVKVMALAEMKYGAGKGYKDAVCLTLGTGVGGAVIINGSLYRGASLVAGEIGHVPLNENGPACNCGSFGCLEAYVGREYFLNNVRKKLERSPDSLAMKMAEGNLFSVTPELLQKAALKGDSIAKAAWREMGTHIGNALAGTVNLLNPEIIIIGGGIAGAGKILFDSIRSAVDKKSMKIQAKAVRIVKAKLGNDAGVIGAAEIVKRNL, from the coding sequence ATGAAACGATATATCATAGGGGTGGATATCGGCGGTACGAACACCAAAGTCGCGCTTCTTGATTTCGGCGGGCACATCCTTCACAAAAAAGATTTTCTCACCAAAAGTTACGGGAGCGACAGATTACTGGACGGAGTCGCGAAAGAATCTTCAGTTATCCTAAAAGATAAAAGCATAAAAAAGACCGAACTTTTGGGGCTGGGAATCGGATTACCAGGCTTGGTAGATTTCAAAAGAGGCCTGGTTTTTTCTTTGACAAATATACCCCGCTGGAAAGATGTTAAGCTGAAAAGCATACTGGAGAGGAAGCTCCGCATTCCGGTTTTTGTGGATAATGATGTCAAGGTCATGGCGCTGGCGGAGATGAAATACGGCGCCGGCAAAGGATATAAAGACGCGGTATGCCTTACGCTCGGTACGGGCGTAGGGGGCGCCGTAATAATAAACGGCAGTTTATACAGGGGCGCGTCTCTGGTCGCCGGGGAAATAGGGCACGTGCCGCTAAACGAAAATGGACCCGCTTGTAATTGCGGCAGTTTTGGCTGCCTTGAAGCATATGTCGGCAGGGAATATTTTCTTAATAACGTGCGCAAAAAACTGGAACGCTCACCGGACAGCCTCGCCATGAAGATGGCTGAAGGAAATTTATTTTCAGTGACTCCCGAGCTTCTTCAAAAAGCGGCTTTGAAAGGCGATAGTATTGCCAAAGCGGCGTGGCGGGAGATGGGCACTCATATAGGAAACGCGCTGGCGGGCACAGTCAATCTTCTGAATCCCGAGATCATAATAATAGGCGGAGGGATTGCGGGGGCCGGAAAGATATTGTTTGATTCCATAAGATCCGCTGTGGATAAGAAGAGCATGAAAATACAGGCGAAGGCCGTTAGAATAGTTAAAGCAAAACTTGGGAATGATGCCGGTGTAATAGGCGCCGCCGAGATTGTGAAAAGGAACCTTTAG